The Juglans regia cultivar Chandler chromosome 11, Walnut 2.0, whole genome shotgun sequence genome contains the following window.
ATCCCGACCTCAAAAAGGCCATAATTGATGACTTGGAAAGGTTCTTAAGGAGGAAGGAGTTTTACAAAAGGGTGGGAAAGGCTTGGAAGAGAGGGTATTTGTTGTACGGCCCTCCTGGTACTGGCAAATCGAGCTTGATCGCTGCCATGGCTAATTACCTCAAGTTTGACATCTATGATTTGGAGCTAACCAGCATTTACTCCGATTCCGATCTGAGAGGGGTCTTGTTGTCCACCACCAATAGGTCTATTCTGGTCATTGAAGATATAGATTGCAGCGTGGAAATGCAGGATCGGCAAAATCAGGATGCCCTCCATGAACCTTCTCGTACCAAGGTAAATTCCTATGCTTTTTACATACATTTTCTGTCCATAATTCATTAATCttaatcttaaataaaaattgacttTCGGTTTCTTTGTTTTATGCTTGTTTGTTGCAGTTGACGTTGTCGGGTCTACTAAACTTCATTGATGGTCTGTGGTCGAGCTGTGGGGACGAGCGAATCATCGTGTTCACGACCAACCACAAGGACCGGCTCGACCCAGCCCTGTTGCGTCCCGGCCGGATGGACATGCATATCAACATGTCATACTGCACCAGCCGTGGGTTCAAGCTCTTGGCCTCTAACTACCTCGGTACCGGCGCTCACGACCGCGACTGCCACCACCTGTACGCAGAGATCGAAGGCCTGATAGACAGCACGCAGGTGACCCCAGCCGAGGTTGCCGAAGAGCTAATGAAGAGTGATGATGCCAATGCTGCTTTCCAAGAGCTTGTGAATTTCCTCAAACGCAAAAAGGATGAAACCGAGGAGATTAAAGATGGTGTAGGGACTAACAAGAGTGAAGAAGATCATGAGGCAAAGAGGTTGAAAACTAATGGTAACGTGAATAGATTCCTTGGGAGCAAAATCAGGGGAAGAGGTGGAAGATTTGTAAGAGCAGGAAGAGGACGTGGATTATTTTCATACCACTAGTGTAAAGTGTGGTGTATTTCGGCTATCTAtttcttgaataaaaaataaaagaaagagagaaatattttgtcagatattttaaaatatgattttaagaAACAATGtggtttgataattttttttttaagataaatttaacctATTATACTAAAGCATGTTAATTTGtaactctttatttttataattttataataataaaaaaaagaatag
Protein-coding sequences here:
- the LOC108993558 gene encoding AAA-ATPase At2g18193-like; amino-acid sequence: MFSLKDMPPSASTLFSAYASFSASMMLVRSMANELVPHQFRSYLFSAFRYLFTPLSSTLTLVIDERCGMARNQVYDAAEVYLGTKISPSTERLLVGKTQRQKNLSVSIMKGEETLDRFENIQLRWRFVCIEPKHPHSNEQRCFELIFNKKFKDKVIDSYLPHVLLRAKAIKEEGKVVKLYNRECPFGDEDGGGRGMWGSINLEHPSTFDTLAMDPDLKKAIIDDLERFLRRKEFYKRVGKAWKRGYLLYGPPGTGKSSLIAAMANYLKFDIYDLELTSIYSDSDLRGVLLSTTNRSILVIEDIDCSVEMQDRQNQDALHEPSRTKLTLSGLLNFIDGLWSSCGDERIIVFTTNHKDRLDPALLRPGRMDMHINMSYCTSRGFKLLASNYLGTGAHDRDCHHLYAEIEGLIDSTQVTPAEVAEELMKSDDANAAFQELVNFLKRKKDETEEIKDGVGTNKSEEDHEAKRLKTNGNVNRFLGSKIRGRGGRFVRAGRGRGLFSYH